One segment of Podospora pseudopauciseta strain CBS 411.78 chromosome 5 map unlocalized CBS411.78m_5.2, whole genome shotgun sequence DNA contains the following:
- a CDS encoding uncharacterized protein (EggNog:ENOG503PSM0) — MPPRKEIGVPSTAPRRRSSRVDSREATTTPEPAHPPGLKATKAPASATPKPPNSSTVRHRLRRRSPRTQATIEEELAGEVQDAAAGQDVSEERKASAVDSFDWSTLTRENQFCYGNEEEHISVGTGFHLLGTNKHITSQYPSPYNMRFEIQSGNSKINKSWGVRIIGGADGIKMIPFVNIERVIIILPEPKAKRQKNHRVLIVPTAATGSSPLNGTTADAKKDEQNSLMIGFDELPVELLDELKKWSEGNRIKTTRMNLGGLSTTMPETHQRQASRRRV, encoded by the exons ATGCCTCCTCGCAAGGAAATTGGAGTTCCAAGCACCGCACCGAGGCGTCGATCATCACGCGTCGATTCCAGGGAGGCCACGACCACACCGGAGCCCGCACATCCGCCAGGTTTAAAAGCTACGAAGGCACCAGCGTCAGCAacgccaaaaccaccaaatAGTTCGACAGTTCGGCACAGACTTCGCAGACGCAGTCCCCGCACACAGGCCACcattgaggaggagcttgccgGGGAGGTTCAGGATGCCGCCGCAGGTCAAGATGTTTCAGAGGAGCGGAAGGCTTCAGCCGTCGATTCCTTTGACTGGAGCACCCTGACCCGTGAAAATCAGTTTTGCTATGGCAACGAGGAAGAGCATATCAGCGTTGGAACAGGATTCCATTTGCTTGGAACGAATAAGCATATCACCTCACAATATCCCTCTCCTTACAACATGCGTTTCGAGATACAGAGTGGGAACTccaagatcaacaagagTTGGGGTGTGCGGATAATCGGCGGAGCAGACGGGATCAAGATGATTCCTTTCGTCAATATTG AACgtgtcatcatcatcctcccagaGCCCAAAGCCAAGAGACAAAAGAACCACCGCGTGCTTATCGtgcccaccgccgccactgGCTCTTCCCCATTAAACGGAA CCACCGCCGATGCGAAGAAGGACGAGCAGAATTCTCTGATGATAGGCTTTGATGAGCTGCCTGTGGAGCTGTTGGATGAGTTGAAGAAGTGGTCAGAGGGAAATAGGATcaagacgacgaggatgaacCTGGGCGGTCTTTCTACAACTATGCCGGAAACACACCAGCGTCAGGCTTCACGCCGCCGGGTATGA